The Rhodopirellula islandica genome includes a region encoding these proteins:
- a CDS encoding BBP7 family outer membrane beta-barrel protein produces MSKRLFYFCIFGSLAVMAAPLHAQTNSTRSSQSGSVRDASYIEQNARASWQPVRDLSQKATSQSTNANRPQSANVRLVDHTSPLPSPPMPPSIHPIIEEGSMTHSMPLDGQVIYDPMLDGGCDSMPMGSCGCGDHGCDGGCGSLSYGGCDGIGCGSGVCHNGDPMCGEYNDCDAMRPCMTLCWPQDGWFSAEYLMWWQDGMSLPPLVSTDVLPSQRFPNDPGRVLYGGEDVLTDNMDGLRLKFGFWLDKCHTWGIGAEGFGIGEETDSYRASGADSQYLGRPFINVANGSVEDQQQVAFPSQLAGTVAVDVDSRLRGWGINLRHLRRSETSCSQGVFCGCPEHTCERIEYLIGFRQVELREGVRITEDLTSIPSGTAAVMQYDIFDDFRTRNQFNGLDLGWMYKRTRGYWTFDALIRLGVGNTRQRVTIDGETSIDGAAAQKGGLLAQNSNIGEYSRDEFSVLPQLDLTLGYQVTDQLRATFGYTFLYWSNVVRPGDHIDRRVDTAQLPNGAASTVLADYPAFEFDNSDYWAQGISFGGEYRW; encoded by the coding sequence GTGTCAAAACGTCTGTTTTACTTCTGTATCTTTGGGTCGCTTGCCGTGATGGCAGCCCCTTTGCATGCACAAACCAACTCAACTCGGTCGAGCCAATCCGGTTCGGTCCGCGACGCGAGCTACATCGAGCAGAACGCTCGAGCGTCGTGGCAGCCGGTCCGAGACCTCTCGCAAAAAGCGACCTCGCAGTCGACCAACGCGAATCGCCCCCAGTCGGCGAACGTTCGCTTGGTGGACCACACGTCACCTTTGCCTTCTCCGCCCATGCCGCCTTCGATCCACCCGATCATTGAAGAGGGCTCCATGACGCACTCCATGCCATTGGACGGTCAGGTCATCTACGACCCGATGCTGGACGGTGGTTGCGACTCCATGCCAATGGGCAGCTGCGGATGCGGCGACCATGGGTGCGATGGCGGTTGCGGTTCACTCAGCTATGGCGGATGCGATGGCATCGGTTGCGGCAGTGGTGTTTGCCACAACGGCGATCCGATGTGCGGCGAATACAACGACTGCGACGCGATGCGTCCCTGCATGACACTTTGCTGGCCACAAGACGGATGGTTCTCCGCTGAGTACCTGATGTGGTGGCAAGACGGCATGTCGTTGCCACCTTTGGTGTCCACCGACGTGTTGCCATCGCAACGTTTCCCGAATGATCCGGGTCGCGTGTTGTACGGCGGAGAAGATGTCTTGACCGACAACATGGACGGCTTGCGTCTGAAGTTCGGATTCTGGTTGGACAAGTGCCACACCTGGGGCATCGGTGCAGAAGGTTTTGGAATCGGGGAAGAAACCGACAGCTACCGTGCCAGTGGTGCAGACTCACAATACCTTGGTCGTCCCTTCATCAACGTGGCCAACGGCAGCGTCGAAGATCAGCAACAAGTCGCTTTCCCGAGCCAACTTGCGGGAACCGTGGCCGTCGATGTCGACAGTCGCTTGCGAGGCTGGGGAATCAACCTGCGTCACCTACGCCGCAGCGAAACCAGCTGCAGCCAAGGCGTCTTCTGCGGTTGCCCGGAACACACCTGTGAACGAATTGAATACCTGATCGGATTCCGCCAAGTCGAACTGCGTGAAGGCGTTCGAATCACCGAAGACCTCACCAGCATCCCATCAGGCACCGCAGCGGTGATGCAGTACGACATCTTCGATGACTTCCGGACTCGCAACCAGTTCAACGGGTTGGACCTGGGTTGGATGTACAAACGAACCCGCGGTTACTGGACCTTTGATGCCCTGATCCGCTTGGGCGTTGGCAACACTCGCCAACGAGTCACCATCGACGGTGAAACATCGATCGACGGTGCGGCAGCTCAAAAGGGCGGTTTGCTGGCTCAGAACTCCAACATCGGCGAATACAGCCGCGACGAGTTCTCTGTCCTGCCACAACTTGACCTGACACTGGGGTACCAAGTCACGGATCAACTGCGAGCCACGTTCGGATACACGTTCCTGTACTGGTCCAACGTGGTGCGACCTGGCGATCACATCGACCGCCGCGTCGACACGGCTCAATTGCCCAACGGTGCAGCCAGCACGGTCTTGGCTGACTACCCGGCCTTCGAATTCGACAACTCCGACTACTGGGCCCAAGGCATCAGCTTCGGCGGCGAGTACCGCTGGTAA
- a CDS encoding BBP7 family outer membrane beta-barrel protein yields MPAPTNLRFASHASRSLSKPFTCGAIIASLILLLSFGCETQRVQAQQYAVVPVSGNNLDPYATAAYNSGTQGGGFLAGFPSQSFPSNLLAPTVATQDRFWLRTDYIRWWADGMDTPALVTTSPAGTAQTDAGVLGLANTQTLYGGEINDESTNGIRFRGGFFVTPASAFGIEGEFFRIGSNESGFSRDGGTQIVARPFYRTDTDIETSQLINYPGVVDGSLSVGASSKLNSYLVNGRIALCPTCGGNCVTCRNTDRVDWLIGYRHIELDESLTFSESLESQLTAAPGTINLNEAFRTSNEFDGLQLGVVYQANLERIWLESLLRVAVGTTSQTVSINGNTTITESGVTDEYTGGLYAQRDNSGTFSRDEFTMVPEVGFTLGVHLTSCLDATVGYTLLYMPNVARPGDQIDRDVDPDLLAPPGIVTSPSRPEFRFIQNDYVAHGLSIGGQLRF; encoded by the coding sequence ATGCCAGCCCCGACCAATCTACGTTTCGCGTCCCACGCTTCACGCTCTCTCAGCAAACCATTCACTTGCGGCGCAATCATCGCCTCGCTGATTTTATTGCTGAGCTTCGGATGTGAAACTCAACGCGTGCAAGCTCAACAGTATGCGGTCGTCCCAGTCAGTGGTAACAACCTCGATCCCTACGCCACCGCGGCCTACAATTCCGGCACCCAAGGTGGCGGATTCTTAGCAGGGTTTCCGAGCCAATCGTTCCCGAGCAACCTGTTGGCTCCCACCGTTGCCACGCAGGATCGGTTCTGGTTGCGAACCGACTACATCCGCTGGTGGGCCGACGGCATGGACACTCCTGCTTTGGTCACGACCAGCCCCGCGGGCACCGCTCAAACCGATGCAGGTGTGTTGGGACTAGCAAACACCCAAACCTTGTATGGCGGCGAAATCAACGATGAAAGCACCAACGGCATCCGGTTCCGCGGTGGGTTCTTCGTCACACCCGCCTCGGCATTCGGAATCGAAGGAGAATTCTTCCGAATCGGATCGAATGAATCCGGCTTCAGCCGCGATGGCGGAACTCAAATTGTGGCTCGCCCATTCTATCGAACCGACACCGACATCGAGACGTCTCAGTTGATCAACTATCCCGGCGTGGTCGACGGCAGTTTGTCGGTCGGGGCCAGTTCCAAACTCAACTCCTACCTGGTCAACGGTCGGATTGCTTTGTGTCCAACATGCGGCGGCAACTGCGTGACCTGCCGCAACACCGACCGAGTCGATTGGCTGATCGGGTATCGACACATCGAACTGGACGAATCGCTGACGTTTTCAGAATCACTCGAATCGCAACTCACCGCCGCCCCCGGCACGATCAACCTGAACGAAGCGTTTCGGACCAGCAACGAATTTGATGGTTTGCAACTGGGAGTGGTCTACCAAGCCAACCTGGAACGCATTTGGCTGGAAAGCCTCTTGCGTGTCGCGGTGGGAACGACATCCCAAACCGTTTCCATCAATGGGAACACCACCATCACCGAATCTGGAGTGACCGACGAATACACCGGCGGCCTCTACGCTCAACGAGACAATTCGGGCACGTTCAGTCGCGATGAGTTCACGATGGTTCCCGAAGTCGGGTTCACGCTCGGCGTGCACCTCACCAGTTGCTTGGACGCGACGGTTGGATACACGCTGCTTTACATGCCGAACGTCGCTCGCCCAGGTGACCAAATCGACCGCGATGTCGATCCCGACCTGCTGGCCCCTCCCGGCATCGTGACCTCGCCTTCCCGTCCTGAATTCCGATTCATCCAAAACGATTACGTGGCGCACGGCCTGAGCATTGGTGGTCAACTGCGATTTTAA
- a CDS encoding FG-GAP-like repeat-containing protein, producing the protein MSKWTEPVASFSASLVLLLLLAILGCDRQDSSTKVSPLPSRSAEPAESSSAKTPPQTGTDSANNAAPSLLHAQRLLASGNPSGALTELRSLLQSQPDQLEVIALTAQTERSLGNLDVALELLDESAERLPQHRPTLLANAAAWLAESGDYNAAIDRHKQLLESAPSNVNSLRSIAALQNEQGNRFEANEHLRRLVQHSPMTTVELLCLLAPDQQIHDSQQSRAKPSQKALAMAREKLDDNQFQQAMDVLENAPGFATDEPALLALRARILAEMGRTEEASSAFAEAPDECQRFPDHWMAIGTWYQANREWTSASQAFQRAVELEPLHESALRRLSTALRGLNSDPAASRVEERAQLAKDLAELATSTVTRRGNVGRACQILAQQVTSVGLPYESLAWQFNAIAYTNPQQARVDQHLAALSQLKQTINSADSLLAQRVGLPPATPPQTDWKSLVRSREPTVPASDTPLQQTPNDEPSMQPHFANVASQTGLIFQYRNANPPVEKHFLLHQPLGSGLACFDFDLDGNTDIYAAQGDGNATEPGRSANYLARHLGSSFADATASAHVDDRGYSMAVTAGDFNQDGFADLVIGNMGRNRLLINQGDGTFGSAEVDQTWDQGIYTTGLAIADVSGDHLPDIVEINYVDDERIFDSIQFDSSGNPIRLPGPMQFTAAADRVFLSSPSGSLEGHALRELCPTTSEAHRGMGLVVGDFDADGSNEIFVTNDQTQNQLWDRDATSNVTFHDTAVLSGVANGITGRPLASMGIAAGDFDGNHTLDFHVTNFDDELSNLYLQQADHLYTDAVFSSGLEEHSRTMLGFGTQAIDFENDGDQDLVVGNGDIEDRRPQKQHFRMPTQLLINHNHRWMATQPADVSGYFANQHLARSVARLDWNQDGLVDLLVGDLMEPLALLENQTKTNNDWLQLQLIGTNSERDAIGATVQVQLNDSSIDHAIVTGDGYMCRNEAVVCIGIPANQRLHRIEVNWPSGEKQAFNKVDLNRRGLIIEGQPNIHWVNFAPRSP; encoded by the coding sequence ATGTCCAAATGGACCGAACCGGTCGCCTCCTTTTCTGCCAGCCTCGTCCTGCTTCTTCTGCTAGCGATCCTGGGTTGCGACCGCCAGGACTCGTCCACCAAAGTTTCGCCCCTCCCCTCTCGCTCAGCTGAACCTGCCGAGTCCTCTTCCGCGAAGACGCCGCCGCAGACCGGGACGGACTCAGCAAACAATGCAGCCCCCTCCCTGTTGCATGCCCAACGTCTCCTTGCATCGGGGAACCCCTCGGGCGCTCTGACAGAACTGCGATCGCTCTTGCAATCGCAACCCGATCAACTGGAAGTGATCGCGTTGACAGCCCAAACCGAACGGTCTCTGGGCAACCTCGACGTTGCCCTCGAGTTGCTGGACGAATCCGCCGAACGTTTGCCGCAGCACCGCCCCACGCTGCTTGCCAATGCAGCCGCTTGGCTGGCGGAAAGCGGCGACTACAACGCTGCCATCGACCGACACAAGCAACTGCTCGAGTCAGCTCCCTCCAATGTGAATTCGCTCCGTTCCATCGCAGCCCTTCAAAACGAACAAGGCAATCGTTTCGAAGCCAACGAGCACCTCCGACGCTTGGTTCAACACTCGCCGATGACAACGGTGGAACTGCTCTGCTTGTTGGCACCCGATCAACAAATCCATGACAGCCAACAATCACGCGCCAAGCCATCCCAAAAAGCCCTGGCAATGGCTCGCGAGAAGCTTGACGACAATCAATTCCAACAGGCCATGGACGTCCTTGAAAACGCTCCCGGTTTTGCGACGGACGAACCAGCCTTGCTTGCACTGCGGGCAAGAATCTTGGCGGAGATGGGAAGAACCGAGGAAGCATCCTCTGCTTTTGCGGAAGCTCCCGACGAATGCCAACGGTTTCCCGACCACTGGATGGCGATCGGGACCTGGTACCAAGCCAACCGAGAATGGACGTCAGCGAGCCAAGCCTTCCAGCGGGCCGTTGAACTGGAACCACTTCACGAGTCAGCGTTGCGACGCCTCAGCACCGCGCTGCGCGGCCTGAACTCCGACCCAGCCGCTTCCCGTGTGGAAGAACGCGCCCAACTGGCAAAGGATCTGGCCGAGCTCGCGACTTCCACCGTGACTCGACGAGGCAACGTCGGCCGAGCCTGCCAAATCTTGGCTCAACAAGTCACCTCCGTCGGACTGCCGTATGAATCGCTCGCCTGGCAGTTCAACGCCATCGCATACACCAACCCGCAACAGGCTCGAGTCGATCAACACCTCGCTGCGTTGAGCCAGCTGAAACAGACCATCAACTCTGCCGATTCCTTGCTCGCTCAACGCGTCGGGTTGCCCCCCGCCACGCCCCCCCAAACCGATTGGAAGTCGCTCGTCCGTTCACGAGAACCGACCGTGCCAGCCTCCGACACACCACTTCAACAAACGCCCAACGACGAACCATCGATGCAACCACACTTCGCAAATGTTGCTTCGCAAACTGGCCTGATCTTCCAGTATCGCAATGCCAACCCGCCCGTCGAAAAGCATTTCTTGCTGCACCAACCACTCGGCTCGGGACTGGCCTGCTTCGACTTTGATCTGGATGGGAACACCGACATCTACGCTGCTCAGGGCGATGGCAACGCAACCGAGCCCGGACGATCCGCCAACTACCTCGCTCGTCACCTGGGCTCATCGTTCGCAGACGCTACCGCCTCCGCCCACGTCGATGACCGCGGGTATTCGATGGCGGTGACAGCGGGTGACTTCAACCAAGATGGATTCGCAGACCTGGTGATTGGCAACATGGGACGCAATCGCCTGTTGATCAACCAAGGCGACGGCACCTTTGGATCCGCTGAGGTGGATCAAACGTGGGACCAAGGGATCTACACGACCGGGTTGGCCATTGCGGACGTGTCCGGTGACCATTTGCCAGACATCGTGGAGATCAACTACGTCGACGATGAACGAATCTTTGATTCGATCCAATTCGATTCCTCCGGAAACCCGATTCGCTTGCCCGGTCCGATGCAGTTCACCGCCGCGGCAGACCGTGTCTTTCTCAGCAGTCCAAGCGGATCACTGGAAGGCCACGCCCTTCGCGAACTCTGCCCCACCACATCAGAAGCACATCGCGGAATGGGTTTGGTGGTCGGTGACTTCGATGCCGATGGCAGCAACGAAATCTTTGTCACCAATGACCAAACTCAAAATCAACTCTGGGATCGCGACGCAACTTCAAACGTCACCTTTCATGACACAGCCGTTCTCAGCGGTGTCGCAAACGGGATCACTGGTCGCCCGCTGGCCAGCATGGGAATCGCGGCGGGAGATTTTGATGGCAACCACACTCTCGATTTCCACGTCACCAATTTCGATGACGAATTGTCCAATCTCTATCTGCAACAAGCAGACCACCTTTACACCGATGCCGTCTTCTCAAGTGGTCTCGAAGAACACTCTCGGACGATGCTTGGGTTTGGAACTCAAGCCATCGACTTCGAGAACGATGGCGACCAAGATCTCGTCGTTGGCAATGGCGACATCGAAGATCGACGACCACAAAAGCAACATTTCCGGATGCCCACCCAGTTGCTGATCAATCACAATCACCGCTGGATGGCAACGCAGCCCGCCGATGTCAGCGGCTACTTTGCCAACCAGCACTTGGCCCGCTCCGTCGCCCGACTCGATTGGAATCAGGACGGTTTGGTCGATCTCTTGGTCGGCGACTTGATGGAACCTTTGGCACTGCTGGAGAACCAAACCAAGACGAACAACGACTGGCTACAACTGCAGCTCATTGGCACCAACTCCGAACGAGACGCGATCGGCGCTACAGTGCAGGTGCAACTGAATGACAGTTCCATTGATCACGCGATCGTGACAGGAGACGGCTACATGTGCCGAAATGAAGCCGTTGTTTGCATCGGAATCCCTGCCAACCAAAGGTTGCACCGGATTGAAGTGAACTGGCCCAGTGGAGAGAAGCAAGCCTTCAACAAAGTAGATTTAAATCGACGAGGGTTGATCATCGAAGGACAGCCAAACATTCACTGGGTGAATTTCGCACCCCGCTCACCTTGA
- a CDS encoding beta strand repeat-containing protein — protein MIFQRMIDRLTGQNRRTNQADQAKSSRRGRRGQRRLRLESLQKRELMAADLGAISGIAYIDSDGNGTMDGGEPAIEGALITLYRDANSNGTLEIGTDVVEGSVTTVADGEYRFTNLDGSDATGTTATGVYFLTQEDAPGGADLSGLVFPDTATVTITDDTGVTAATIDAFSIDQPSQPITETVAGSTTTSSSGALTSGGDVIGDERDVEIFLDARTSGDSQFEIVTGSGELVFSNGGDVTATLLVQYDGVDADGGALVLDPTGLGSADLSDSDNAAGIVLSVRSDQVVTDGLEIRIYTDAANFSTAQLDLPSNIGLAQELFVPFSAFSDTGTGADFGDVGAIEVFVDGVGSNAGGGAPSLDLFVSVLESQRSNENVINLASIQPMELGGEIFIDDGGGTNQANQNNGDRDAGEPDFPNPGVGNEIVVELYALSGPADTVDAGDTPIATTTVTGGVTTGAYTFTTLTSGDPLGPGTYAVVIPESEFATGQPLFGHSASGTAAADTDLNANDDNDGTYVDGIGLVSGAITLEVNGEPTTDGTDNNTNSTVDFGVVPNTDLRITKSLVTASSSLIAGGTAVFDLVIENLGPTDATDVNVEDYIPEGLTFDRVEDSGGGAVATTTTTEVGGAGREIRTFSVGALAASGSVTYRVFTDIDTDITADPENEAHVSGYEVEVDNDPTNPVDSDPLLNNVSLANADVPIATLSVTKTDNLTTVTAGNQLTYEITVTNTSSDNAINVTALDTLPAGVSFVSASFTDGAGSASLVTAGPDIGKIQMVLGDLAAGEDETIEIIVTVDPTIADANSPLDNSVTASADNAPDVTTNDTTDVVREVDVTVAKTVVETRIPDDRTDGDDSDDIIDSTSPFQVVAGGFVTYQVVVSNAGPSEARGVSVVDILDDGLSLVAGSFDAGTSGVTVIQTGQTLTFTVPNLDPSESLTFEFEVGIGSDEFDVIANTATVSTTDPESDSNNNTSTVNIDPDARIDLILEKTAAEATVVPGADTVTYTFTVSHDDDSVSDAINSRVTDTLPAGLSNVVITAAGSSTSNFNTTTRLLEVEYASIPVGTTRTFTVTADVDPTVTTDLVNSAAVAVPGVTELDSTNNTDTVTVAVTPEFDLTIAKTVQGGATTFGPNDTVTFNIVVSHDTNDDGTETDNGESPSTATGAIVTDTLPAGLTFASATSGGAAVTPTSTTNGVIVFPEFDLAPGTTRTLTITATVNDDASGSITNNVSLATDTGETQTDNNSASVPVTVVPEANVRVTKTVDVTTAQTGVQLTYTVNVFNDGPSPAAAVTAVDTLPAGLTFVSGTGPSGALSATGQTVTVNGGTIASGSSFQFTIIASVNDGVTDDQVNNVTVSTTTAETNTTDNTASATTAIDQAINEISGNVYRDANGNGVRDTGEIGYAGVQLQLTGTLTDGSTFTPVTVTTDANGEYLFEDLLPGKYQVTRLSLPSGTSDGPEFPSASEGTLGNGESIDDIDVGGTNPTVVALTDFTVVDNSKRSFLASFMQTPGVQDRPTDR, from the coding sequence ATGATCTTCCAACGCATGATCGACCGTCTGACCGGTCAAAACCGTCGCACCAATCAAGCTGATCAAGCGAAATCCAGTCGTCGTGGTCGTCGCGGACAACGGCGTCTGAGACTGGAATCCCTGCAAAAGCGAGAGCTGATGGCCGCCGACCTGGGTGCGATCAGCGGCATCGCCTACATCGACAGCGATGGTAACGGAACGATGGACGGTGGCGAACCAGCCATCGAGGGTGCGTTGATCACCTTGTACCGTGATGCCAACTCCAACGGAACGCTGGAAATCGGCACCGACGTGGTGGAAGGCTCCGTCACCACGGTGGCCGATGGTGAGTACCGCTTCACCAACCTGGACGGCTCCGACGCCACGGGCACAACAGCCACCGGTGTGTACTTTTTGACCCAAGAAGACGCCCCGGGTGGTGCTGACCTCAGCGGATTGGTCTTCCCTGACACCGCGACCGTGACCATCACAGACGACACGGGCGTGACCGCCGCCACCATCGATGCGTTTTCCATCGACCAACCATCCCAACCGATCACCGAAACGGTCGCCGGCAGCACCACCACCAGCAGCAGCGGTGCGTTGACCTCGGGTGGCGATGTGATCGGCGACGAGCGAGACGTTGAGATCTTCCTGGATGCAAGAACCAGCGGCGACAGCCAGTTCGAGATCGTCACCGGTTCTGGTGAACTGGTCTTCAGCAATGGTGGCGACGTCACCGCAACCCTGCTCGTGCAATACGACGGGGTGGACGCCGATGGCGGTGCCCTGGTTCTGGACCCAACGGGACTGGGCAGTGCCGATCTTTCTGACTCGGACAACGCAGCCGGGATCGTCCTTTCGGTCCGCAGCGACCAAGTCGTGACCGACGGTCTGGAAATCCGAATCTACACCGACGCCGCCAACTTCTCGACCGCCCAACTGGACCTGCCCAGCAACATCGGCCTTGCTCAAGAGTTGTTCGTGCCATTCAGTGCCTTTTCCGACACCGGAACGGGTGCCGACTTTGGTGACGTCGGTGCGATCGAAGTCTTCGTGGACGGTGTTGGCAGCAATGCCGGCGGCGGAGCTCCAAGCTTGGACCTCTTCGTTTCGGTCCTGGAATCCCAACGCAGCAACGAAAACGTCATCAACCTGGCCAGCATTCAGCCCATGGAATTGGGCGGTGAAATCTTCATCGATGATGGCGGCGGAACCAACCAAGCCAACCAAAACAACGGCGATCGCGATGCCGGCGAACCCGATTTCCCCAACCCCGGTGTGGGCAATGAAATCGTGGTCGAACTGTATGCACTGAGCGGTCCAGCCGACACGGTCGATGCTGGCGACACGCCGATCGCAACCACCACCGTGACCGGCGGCGTCACCACCGGCGCCTACACGTTCACCACGCTAACCAGCGGCGATCCACTTGGCCCTGGAACCTACGCCGTTGTGATCCCTGAGTCCGAATTCGCAACGGGCCAACCACTCTTTGGGCACTCCGCCAGTGGCACCGCAGCAGCGGACACCGACCTGAACGCCAACGACGACAACGATGGCACCTATGTCGATGGAATCGGCTTGGTCAGCGGTGCCATCACGCTGGAAGTCAACGGCGAACCCACGACCGACGGCACCGACAACAACACCAACTCCACCGTCGACTTTGGTGTGGTCCCCAACACGGACTTGCGAATCACCAAGTCGCTGGTCACCGCCTCGTCGAGCCTGATCGCAGGCGGCACCGCCGTGTTTGACTTGGTGATTGAAAACCTGGGACCCACCGACGCGACCGATGTGAACGTCGAAGATTACATCCCTGAAGGATTGACGTTCGATCGCGTCGAAGACAGCGGCGGCGGTGCCGTTGCCACCACCACCACGACCGAGGTCGGCGGAGCCGGTCGCGAAATCCGCACCTTCAGCGTTGGTGCCTTGGCAGCCTCGGGATCGGTGACCTACCGAGTCTTCACCGACATCGACACCGACATCACGGCGGACCCTGAAAACGAAGCTCACGTCAGTGGGTATGAAGTGGAGGTCGACAATGACCCCACCAACCCAGTCGACTCCGACCCCTTGCTGAACAACGTTTCGCTGGCCAACGCGGACGTTCCGATCGCAACGTTGAGCGTGACCAAAACGGATAACTTGACGACCGTCACCGCGGGCAACCAACTGACCTACGAAATCACGGTCACCAACACCAGCTCCGACAACGCGATCAACGTCACCGCGTTGGACACGCTGCCCGCAGGAGTCTCGTTTGTCTCGGCCAGCTTCACTGACGGTGCGGGTTCAGCCAGCCTCGTGACCGCGGGTCCCGACATCGGCAAGATCCAAATGGTCTTGGGTGACTTGGCCGCCGGGGAAGACGAAACCATCGAGATCATTGTCACGGTTGATCCCACCATCGCCGACGCAAATTCGCCGCTGGACAACTCGGTCACCGCATCCGCAGACAACGCTCCCGATGTCACCACCAATGACACCACCGACGTTGTTCGAGAAGTCGATGTGACGGTCGCCAAAACCGTCGTCGAAACTCGGATTCCAGATGATCGCACCGATGGCGATGACTCCGATGACATCATCGACAGCACCTCACCATTCCAAGTTGTTGCCGGCGGCTTTGTGACCTACCAAGTCGTGGTCAGCAACGCCGGACCGTCCGAAGCTCGCGGAGTTTCGGTCGTCGACATCTTGGACGATGGCCTGTCCTTGGTCGCAGGCAGCTTTGATGCTGGAACGTCCGGGGTCACCGTGATCCAAACAGGTCAAACCCTGACCTTCACCGTTCCAAACCTGGACCCGAGCGAATCGCTGACGTTTGAATTCGAAGTCGGAATCGGCTCGGATGAATTCGATGTGATCGCCAACACAGCCACGGTCAGCACCACGGATCCGGAATCGGACTCCAACAACAACACGTCCACCGTCAACATCGATCCCGATGCTCGCATCGACTTGATCCTGGAAAAGACGGCGGCGGAAGCCACCGTTGTCCCAGGTGCGGACACCGTGACCTACACCTTCACAGTCTCGCATGACGACGACAGCGTTTCCGATGCAATCAACTCTCGCGTCACCGACACGTTGCCAGCCGGACTGTCCAACGTGGTGATCACCGCGGCTGGTTCTTCGACCTCCAACTTCAACACCACCACTCGTTTGTTGGAAGTCGAATACGCCTCGATTCCTGTTGGCACCACGCGGACCTTCACGGTCACCGCGGACGTGGATCCCACCGTGACAACGGACCTGGTCAACTCAGCGGCCGTCGCAGTTCCTGGGGTGACGGAACTGGATAGCACCAACAACACCGACACCGTCACCGTGGCGGTGACTCCTGAGTTCGATCTGACGATCGCCAAAACCGTCCAGGGCGGTGCCACCACCTTCGGTCCCAATGACACCGTGACGTTCAACATTGTGGTCTCGCACGACACCAATGACGACGGCACCGAAACCGACAACGGCGAAAGCCCCTCGACGGCAACCGGTGCGATTGTGACCGACACCTTGCCCGCGGGGCTGACATTCGCCTCCGCCACCTCAGGCGGTGCCGCCGTGACGCCCACCAGCACCACCAACGGTGTGATCGTCTTCCCTGAATTCGACCTTGCTCCTGGCACGACTCGAACGCTGACCATCACGGCAACCGTCAATGACGACGCCTCCGGTTCGATCACCAACAACGTTTCGTTGGCGACCGACACCGGTGAAACCCAAACGGACAACAACTCGGCATCCGTGCCCGTCACCGTGGTTCCAGAAGCCAACGTGCGAGTCACCAAGACCGTGGACGTGACGACGGCTCAAACCGGTGTCCAACTGACTTACACCGTCAATGTCTTCAACGACGGTCCTTCGCCAGCAGCAGCCGTCACGGCGGTTGACACGCTGCCAGCCGGACTGACATTCGTCAGCGGCACAGGACCCAGCGGAGCATTGTCGGCAACCGGTCAAACGGTCACGGTCAACGGCGGCACGATTGCCTCAGGCAGTTCGTTCCAGTTCACCATCATTGCTTCTGTCAACGACGGCGTGACGGATGACCAAGTCAACAACGTGACGGTCTCCACCACCACCGCGGAAACCAACACCACCGACAACACGGCTTCGGCAACCACCGCCATTGACCAAGCCATCAATGAAATCTCGGGCAACGTGTACCGTGACGCCAACGGCAACGGTGTTCGGGACACAGGCGAGATTGGCTACGCCGGTGTTCAACTGCAACTGACCGGCACCCTCACCGACGGCAGCACGTTCACTCCCGTGACTGTGACCACGGATGCCAATGGTGAATACCTGTTCGAAGACTTGTTGCCTGGCAAGTACCAAGTCACTCGTCTTTCCCTGCCAAGTGGCACCAGCGATGGGCCGGAGTTCCCAAGTGCCTCGGAAGGCACCTTGGGCAATGGCGAGAGCATCGACGACATTGACGTGGGTGGGACCAACCCAACAGTGGTTGCCCTGACCGACTTCACCGTCGTCGACAACAGCAAACGCAGCTTCCTGGCTTCGTTCATGCAAACACCAGGCGTTCAGGACCGTCCGACGGATCGTTGA